One window of Schistocerca cancellata isolate TAMUIC-IGC-003103 chromosome 9, iqSchCanc2.1, whole genome shotgun sequence genomic DNA carries:
- the LOC126101425 gene encoding trypsin alpha-3-like, translating into MHASFNDDTFDYEVAVVQVIDHRWHCVPCSVCALVVSGFRVSGSLLGTNARAVTLANDNYDAPGGLAVTVTGWGATYTDGPSASSLLKVDITIVDRNICKNTFANINTVTDRMVCAGQAGRNVYTGDSGEPLVNGGTQVGIVFWGSSECEAIPGVYASVGNLRSWIRSASGF; encoded by the exons ATGCACGCATCGTTCAACGACGATACCTTTGACTACGAAGTTGCTGTTGTTCAG GTCATAGATCACAGATGGCACTGCGTTCCATGTAGCGTATGTGCATTGGTTGTTTCTGGTTTTCGGGTGTCTGGATCCCTACTGGGTACGAACGCACGAGCAGTGACCCTCGCCAATGACAACTACGATGCACCAGGTGGCCTCGCCGTGACGGTGACTGGCTGGGGAGCCACGTACACCGATGGACCGTCCGCCAGTAGTCTGCTGAAGGTGGACATCACCATCGTGGACCGCAACATCTGCAAAAACACCTTCGCCAACATCAACACTGTGACCGACCGCATGGTGTGCGCCGGCCAGGCCGGCAGGAACGTCTACACTGGAGACTCCGGCGAACCCCTGGTCAATGGCGGCACCCAAGTGGGCATCGTCTTCTGGGGGAGCTCAGAGTGCGAAGCCATCCCCGGTGTCTACGCCAGCGTCGGCAACCTGCGCTCCTGGATCCGATCTGCATCTGGATTCTAA